The genomic window GCAGCTTTTGTTTTTGGAATTAAATTCAGACACGCTCTCATTGCCATTATGGGAGGGATCTTGATTGCCGGTTTTATAGTGACCATATCCACACTGGTGGGAATTGGTTTTATGGATCTTATATTTTAAAATTAGTCGCGTGTCTTGCGTGCAATATCAAATGCCATTTTTATGTCTTCTTCTTTAACTGTTTTTCTTCCTGCATGCCTGGCAAGAGCAATGGCTTCACTTGATATTTTCATGCCGTATTCTTCCAGTATCCTGGCAAGCTCCTCACTTGCACTTTCACTAATTCTCTCTGCCC from Methanohalophilus halophilus includes these protein-coding regions:
- a CDS encoding histone family protein; translated protein: MTIIPVAPVGRVIREAGAERISESASEELARILEEYGMKISSEAIALARHAGRKTVKEEDIKMAFDIARKTRD